The following coding sequences lie in one Phycicoccus duodecadis genomic window:
- a CDS encoding APC family permease has protein sequence MSQTVNPDHVLKREFSLWSSFAFAFAFISPIVALYGIFGLAIGAAGPSFWWAFLVVFGGQLIVAFVFAMLVSRWPLEGSIYQWSRRLIGNGYGWFAGWTYMWTLVIAMVAVGLGAAGFVANIAGVEAPTGTQRALIAAVILVLATGLNLVGRQALKIFMTASIIAEVVGSLGLGTWLLLAHRVNPLSVLTQGSGGAGGYLAVSGPFLVAVMFVGWSFVGFESAGAIAEEVHEPRRNLPKAVISSIVLIAIVVMYSSLAIILAIPDLGAVASGDVADPVYETLTSALGPSIAKPVEILFLIGFVASFLALQTSASRVIWSYARDGALPGSGVLGRLSTGQRIPANAIFVTTVIGMALLLLSRVAENVYTIMVNFTSGGFYLAFLFPLVGLLVARARGTWRAGPFSLGRFTPVVAVVAAVWAALQFLNISWPRPVYPGQRYLDWSVWLAVLVLGIIGVGIYASVRTRLVPTSVIDDEEAADEAGLAVTQ, from the coding sequence ATGTCGCAGACCGTCAACCCCGACCACGTCCTCAAGCGGGAGTTCTCGCTCTGGTCGTCCTTCGCCTTCGCTTTCGCCTTCATCTCCCCGATCGTCGCCCTCTACGGCATCTTCGGGCTCGCCATCGGCGCGGCCGGCCCCAGCTTCTGGTGGGCGTTCCTCGTCGTCTTCGGCGGTCAGCTGATCGTGGCCTTCGTCTTCGCGATGCTCGTCTCGCGCTGGCCGCTCGAAGGCTCGATCTACCAGTGGTCCCGACGGCTCATCGGCAACGGCTACGGCTGGTTCGCCGGGTGGACGTACATGTGGACCCTCGTGATCGCCATGGTCGCAGTGGGCCTGGGCGCGGCCGGTTTCGTCGCGAACATCGCGGGTGTGGAGGCGCCCACCGGCACCCAGCGGGCCCTGATCGCCGCGGTGATCCTCGTGCTCGCCACCGGCCTGAACCTCGTCGGTCGGCAGGCGCTGAAGATCTTCATGACGGCGAGCATCATCGCCGAGGTCGTCGGCTCCCTGGGGCTCGGCACCTGGCTGCTGCTGGCCCACCGGGTCAACCCCCTGTCCGTCCTGACCCAGGGCAGCGGCGGGGCCGGCGGCTACCTGGCGGTCTCCGGGCCCTTCCTGGTCGCCGTGATGTTCGTCGGCTGGTCCTTCGTGGGCTTCGAGAGTGCCGGTGCCATCGCCGAAGAGGTGCACGAGCCGCGGCGCAACCTGCCCAAGGCGGTCATCTCCTCGATCGTGCTCATCGCGATCGTCGTCATGTACTCCAGCCTGGCGATCATCCTCGCGATCCCCGACCTGGGCGCCGTCGCCAGCGGTGACGTCGCGGACCCCGTCTACGAGACCCTGACGAGCGCCCTCGGCCCGTCGATCGCCAAGCCCGTGGAGATCCTCTTCCTCATCGGCTTCGTCGCCAGCTTCCTGGCCCTGCAGACCTCGGCCTCGCGCGTCATCTGGTCCTACGCGAGGGACGGCGCGCTCCCCGGGTCCGGGGTCCTGGGCAGGCTGAGCACGGGCCAGCGCATCCCGGCCAACGCGATCTTCGTGACCACCGTGATCGGCATGGCCCTCCTCCTGCTCAGCCGGGTCGCCGAGAACGTCTACACGATCATGGTGAACTTCACCTCCGGGGGCTTCTACCTGGCGTTCCTGTTCCCGCTGGTCGGCCTCCTGGTCGCGCGGGCCCGTGGGACGTGGCGAGCCGGACCCTTCAGCCTGGGCCGCTTCACGCCGGTCGTCGCCGTCGTCGCGGCCGTCTGGGCGGCCCTGCAGTTCCTGAACATCTCCTGGCCCCGCCCCGTCTACCCCGGCCAGCGGTACCTCGACTGGTCCGTCTGGCTGGCGGTTCTCGTCCTCGGGATCATCGGCGTCGGGATCTATGCCAGCGTGCGCACCCGCCTGGTGCCGACCTCCGTCATCGACGACGAGGAGGCCGCCGACGAGGCCGGCCTCGCCGTCACCCAGTGA